In Myxococcus stipitatus, the following are encoded in one genomic region:
- a CDS encoding MBL fold metallo-hydrolase: MKTRQPGTRRRDFLRATLCLAAGAVMLPSGASRAAKPDDSATLRARRLAWAGVQLQLGRDSLFLDPLLDPSVWGSALKDPLVPLEVGDGGRFVLVTHRHSDHFDKLAVRKALGDTGTLVCAPDTALVAAAAGFRVRSASLYEPLLLNDFTVTAVPAADGYGDPQVSWVVSGGGRRIIHCGDTLWHGAWWNIGRQLGPFDAAFLPINGARFGWRKPVSDIPGVLTPEQAVAAAAVLEARLIVPIHHGVTPSDDYREVPDAEALLLAAAKKRKVNVELVRPGEWLTWRPRT; encoded by the coding sequence ATGAAGACGCGCCAGCCAGGGACAAGGCGCCGGGACTTCCTCCGCGCGACGCTCTGCCTCGCGGCGGGAGCGGTGATGCTGCCCTCGGGAGCGAGCCGCGCGGCGAAGCCCGACGACAGCGCGACCCTTCGCGCACGGCGGCTCGCCTGGGCCGGAGTGCAGCTACAGCTCGGAAGGGACTCGCTCTTCCTGGACCCGCTGCTCGACCCTTCGGTGTGGGGCTCCGCGCTGAAGGACCCGCTCGTTCCGCTGGAGGTGGGCGACGGCGGACGCTTCGTGCTGGTGACCCATCGCCACTCGGACCACTTCGACAAGCTGGCCGTCCGCAAGGCCCTGGGCGACACGGGCACGCTGGTGTGCGCTCCGGACACGGCCCTCGTGGCCGCGGCGGCGGGATTCCGAGTCCGGTCCGCGTCCCTCTACGAACCGCTCCTGCTCAATGACTTCACCGTCACCGCCGTTCCAGCGGCGGATGGTTACGGAGACCCGCAGGTGTCCTGGGTCGTCTCGGGCGGAGGCCGCCGCATCATCCACTGCGGCGATACGCTGTGGCATGGCGCCTGGTGGAACATCGGACGCCAACTCGGCCCCTTCGACGCGGCCTTCCTGCCCATCAACGGCGCGCGCTTCGGCTGGCGAAAGCCCGTCAGCGATATCCCGGGCGTGCTGACTCCAGAGCAGGCCGTCGCCGCGGCGGCGGTCCTGGAGGCGCGGCTCATCGTCCCCATCCACCATGGCGTCACGCCCTCCGACGACTACCGCGAGGTCCCAGACGCGGAGGCCCTGCTCCTCGCCGCGGCGAAGAAGCGGAAGGTGAACGTGGAGCTTGTTCGGCCCGGCGAGTGGCTGACCTGGCGGCCCCGGACCTGA
- a CDS encoding cupin domain-containing protein: MPELSKTPPTPPWMSVRVDDIEPVVVGPGCLRRDLPSTQDVRAWVVDMAPGSQWPWVDVHDAGEKVFVVSGELIEGHQRLGPGSYLFFAPGSSHQPRTEQGVRLFGINPRAPQQHGDAP, translated from the coding sequence ATGCCCGAGCTCTCGAAGACACCTCCCACTCCTCCATGGATGTCCGTGCGAGTCGACGACATCGAACCGGTGGTCGTCGGTCCCGGCTGCCTGCGCAGGGACCTGCCGAGCACCCAGGACGTTCGCGCCTGGGTCGTGGACATGGCCCCTGGGAGTCAGTGGCCCTGGGTGGACGTCCACGACGCTGGTGAAAAGGTCTTCGTGGTGAGCGGTGAACTCATCGAAGGGCACCAGAGGCTGGGCCCCGGTTCGTATCTGTTCTTCGCACCGGGCAGCAGCCATCAGCCGAGAACCGAGCAAGGGGTGCGACTGTTCGGCATCAACCCGCGCGCTCCCCAGCAGCATGGAGACGCGCCATGA
- a CDS encoding LysR substrate-binding domain-containing protein, whose product MLELRHFKLITAVADTGSLVSASRLLHLTSSALSHQLRDAEERLGVQLFQRRQRRLLLTGAGEKLLGSARRVLSEVAQAEALCRANPKDDLLRLSTGCYTVYGWLPPILGEWQTEYPRAELRIVLEATRQPLEALLSGGLDLALTTDVPRQAKLSQTALFTDELLLVVPSGHALARRAHVSAEELVSEHLLTYAAPREQLDIFTRVFWPANLEPQRVSPVPLTEALIELVRGGMGVTALPGWMLPSQRQGLHALRLTPRGIRRRWSAVTRASRQRPASLTRFVQLLRERFASGGPKAPQLPLGTR is encoded by the coding sequence ATGCTCGAACTGCGTCACTTCAAGCTGATCACCGCGGTGGCTGATACGGGGAGCCTGGTCTCGGCGAGCCGGCTGCTTCACCTCACGTCCTCGGCGCTGAGTCATCAACTGCGCGACGCCGAGGAGCGCCTGGGGGTTCAGCTCTTCCAGCGCCGCCAGCGCAGGCTGCTCCTGACGGGGGCGGGGGAGAAGCTGCTCGGCTCGGCGCGGAGGGTGCTGAGCGAGGTGGCGCAAGCGGAGGCGCTCTGCCGCGCGAATCCCAAGGACGACCTGCTCCGGCTCAGCACGGGTTGCTACACGGTCTACGGATGGCTGCCGCCGATTCTCGGCGAGTGGCAGACGGAGTACCCCCGTGCCGAGCTGCGCATCGTCCTGGAGGCCACGCGCCAGCCGCTGGAGGCGCTGCTGAGTGGTGGGTTGGACCTCGCGTTGACCACGGATGTTCCACGGCAGGCGAAGCTGTCGCAGACCGCGCTCTTCACGGATGAGCTCCTGCTGGTGGTTCCGTCGGGCCATGCGCTGGCGCGACGCGCGCATGTCTCGGCGGAGGAGTTGGTGTCGGAGCACCTGCTCACCTATGCCGCGCCTCGCGAGCAGCTCGATATCTTCACGCGAGTCTTCTGGCCCGCGAACCTCGAGCCCCAGCGGGTCTCTCCCGTGCCGCTCACGGAGGCGCTCATCGAGCTGGTGCGTGGAGGGATGGGCGTGACGGCCCTTCCGGGCTGGATGCTTCCCTCCCAGCGTCAGGGATTGCACGCGCTCCGGCTCACCCCGCGCGGGATTCGCCGCCGATGGAGCGCCGTGACGCGTGCATCCCGTCAACGCCCCGCCTCGTTGACTCGCTTCGTCCAGCTCCTGCGCGAGCGCTTCGCGTCGGGGGGCCCCAAGGCGCCCCAGCTTCCGCTGGGGACGCGGTAG